In the Kitasatospora terrestris genome, one interval contains:
- a CDS encoding ATP-binding protein, whose translation MARKTATIDEQPAATGGPDLLPATVAPFGGRGTELAALAQAAARPGKGRGRIVVLAGRPGSGRTSLAVRYARSVAADYPDGLLYARLSAPDGTRVEAGRAARLLLEQLGGAVEALLPGGTGDDPACEALRAELGGRRALLLLDDVRDAAQVGPLLAEKTESLVLATTFGPLTGIEGIDPVILGGLDQSVAVRLLGELVGGTRISCDPAGAGDLAEACAGRPAALRMMAGWLRANPQAAVTDAAKALHPPTEEDATARPRARGGQWFGGRSGKGGKAAEAGEERKGGRAGTEPPVPGGTAADAERAGSRHGGGGDGAAGGEGRASGARVDAAGGTASAGRTGGTRNGAGRDGAGRDGAARDGAPEVRREPREAEPVPVADSDPLKGAFELLYRRLPAARARMLRMLTLAPAQLADLRIASALVGCPAPEAGEALEQLAEQELLEREPAAADGTRRYWVPGRLYVRLVELREEQDRPSEVELARARMLERLVRLVDSARMLLDPAAGPNPDPLPGPLRLRTAAHAAGWLAEEREQLLAAVASAVGEGDLDGTAGRLVTALLRALPLTGAAAPADLYQLHESVLEVAMRQRAPRRAAAALLNLADLQAAAAHWERADGQYRQAVDRAREAGDEPGCARAMEGAGNAQRALADPVRAADWYGRALALRQGFGDRAGEARLLARLGEAHAAQRRFEEALREYRAAAGVLRRLGDARGEAAVTATLHRLQQRLDQEGKSLIQE comes from the coding sequence CTCGGTCGCCGCGGACTACCCCGACGGCCTGCTGTACGCCCGGCTCTCCGCCCCCGACGGCACCCGGGTCGAGGCCGGCCGGGCCGCCCGGCTGCTGCTCGAGCAGCTGGGCGGCGCGGTCGAGGCGCTGCTGCCGGGTGGCACCGGAGACGACCCGGCGTGCGAGGCGCTGCGCGCCGAACTCGGCGGGCGGCGGGCGCTGCTGCTGCTCGACGACGTCCGGGACGCCGCGCAGGTGGGGCCGCTGCTCGCCGAGAAGACCGAGTCGCTGGTCCTCGCCACCACCTTCGGGCCGCTCACCGGGATCGAGGGCATCGACCCGGTGATCCTGGGCGGGCTCGACCAGTCCGTCGCGGTGCGCCTGCTCGGCGAACTGGTCGGCGGCACCCGGATCAGCTGCGACCCGGCCGGCGCCGGCGACCTCGCCGAGGCGTGCGCGGGCCGTCCGGCGGCCCTGCGGATGATGGCCGGCTGGCTGCGGGCCAACCCGCAGGCCGCGGTCACGGACGCCGCGAAGGCCCTGCACCCGCCGACCGAGGAGGACGCGACGGCGCGGCCGCGGGCCCGGGGCGGCCAGTGGTTCGGCGGCCGGAGCGGCAAGGGCGGCAAGGCGGCCGAGGCGGGGGAGGAGCGGAAGGGCGGTCGTGCGGGCACGGAGCCCCCGGTGCCCGGGGGGACCGCCGCGGACGCGGAGCGGGCGGGTTCCCGCCACGGGGGCGGTGGCGACGGCGCGGCCGGGGGCGAGGGACGCGCGAGCGGTGCGCGCGTGGACGCCGCCGGCGGTACGGCCTCCGCGGGGCGGACCGGGGGTACCAGGAACGGGGCCGGGCGGGACGGGGCTGGGCGGGACGGGGCCGCGCGGGACGGGGCGCCGGAGGTGCGGCGGGAGCCCCGGGAGGCGGAGCCGGTGCCGGTGGCGGACAGCGATCCGCTGAAGGGTGCCTTCGAACTGCTCTACCGGCGGCTGCCGGCCGCCCGGGCGCGGATGCTGCGGATGCTGACCCTCGCCCCCGCGCAGCTCGCGGACCTGCGGATCGCCTCCGCCCTGGTCGGCTGCCCCGCGCCGGAGGCCGGGGAGGCGCTGGAGCAGCTGGCCGAGCAGGAGCTGCTGGAACGCGAGCCGGCGGCCGCCGACGGCACCCGGCGCTACTGGGTGCCGGGCCGGCTGTACGTCCGCCTGGTCGAGCTGCGCGAGGAGCAGGACCGTCCGTCCGAGGTCGAGCTGGCCCGGGCCCGGATGCTGGAACGGCTGGTCCGGCTGGTCGACTCGGCGCGGATGCTGCTCGACCCGGCGGCCGGCCCCAACCCGGACCCGCTGCCCGGGCCGCTGCGGCTGCGCACCGCCGCCCACGCGGCCGGCTGGCTCGCCGAGGAGCGCGAGCAGCTGCTCGCGGCCGTGGCGAGCGCGGTCGGCGAGGGCGACCTGGACGGGACCGCCGGCCGTCTGGTCACCGCCCTGCTGCGGGCCCTGCCGCTGACCGGCGCCGCCGCCCCGGCCGACCTGTACCAGCTGCACGAGTCCGTGCTGGAGGTCGCGATGCGGCAGCGGGCCCCGCGCCGGGCCGCGGCCGCCCTGCTCAACCTCGCCGACCTGCAGGCGGCGGCCGCCCACTGGGAGCGGGCCGACGGGCAGTACCGGCAGGCGGTCGACCGGGCCAGGGAGGCGGGCGACGAGCCCGGCTGCGCCCGCGCGATGGAGGGCGCGGGCAACGCCCAGCGGGCGCTCGCCGACCCGGTGCGCGCCGCGGATTGGTACGGCCGGGCGCTCGCCCTGCGCCAGGGGTTCGGCGACCGGGCCGGCGAGGCGAGGCTGCTGGCCCGGCTCGGCGAGGCGCACGCCGCCCAGCGCCGCTTCGAGGAGGCGCTGCGCGAGTACCGCGCGGCGGCCGGAGTGCTGCGCCGCCTGGGCGACGCCCGGGGCGAGGCGGCCGTGACGGCCACCCTGCACCGCCTGCAGCAGCGGCTCGATCAAGAGGGTAAAAGCCTGATTCAGGAGTAG
- the ald gene encoding alanine dehydrogenase gives MKVGIPREVKNHEYRVAITPAGVHELVRNGHEVVIEDNAGLGSSIPNEEYVAAGATILPTADEVWAAADLLLKVKEPIAEEYHRLRKGQTVFTYLHLAADRAGTDALVASGTTAIAYETVQLGNGALPLLAPMSEVAGRLAPQVGSYHLMRPAGGRGVLPGGVPGTHPAKAVVIGGGVSGWHAATIAIGMGYDVTLLDRDINKLREADKIFGNKIKAIMSNSFELEKAVLEADLVIGAVLIPGAKAPKLVTNELVSRMKPGSVLVDIAIDQGGCFEDSRPTTHANPTFEVHNSVFYCVANMPGAVPNTSTYALTNATLPYVVELANRGWKEALRRDAALAKGLNVHEGQITYAAVAEAFGLPSVSLESVLA, from the coding sequence GTGAAGGTCGGCATCCCCCGCGAGGTCAAGAACCACGAGTACCGCGTGGCCATCACGCCCGCCGGCGTGCATGAGCTGGTCCGCAACGGACACGAGGTCGTCATCGAGGACAACGCCGGTCTCGGCTCCTCGATCCCCAACGAGGAGTACGTGGCCGCCGGCGCCACCATCCTCCCCACCGCCGACGAGGTGTGGGCCGCCGCCGACCTGCTGCTGAAGGTCAAGGAGCCCATCGCCGAGGAGTACCACCGTCTGCGCAAGGGCCAGACCGTCTTCACGTACCTCCACCTCGCCGCGGACCGCGCCGGCACCGACGCACTGGTCGCCTCCGGCACCACCGCCATCGCGTACGAGACCGTGCAGCTGGGCAACGGCGCGCTGCCGCTGCTCGCCCCGATGTCCGAGGTCGCGGGCCGTCTCGCCCCGCAGGTCGGCTCCTACCACCTGATGCGTCCGGCCGGCGGCCGCGGCGTCCTCCCCGGCGGCGTGCCCGGCACCCACCCGGCCAAGGCCGTCGTCATCGGCGGTGGCGTCTCCGGTTGGCACGCCGCCACCATCGCCATCGGCATGGGCTACGACGTGACCCTGCTCGACCGCGACATCAACAAGCTGCGCGAGGCCGACAAGATCTTCGGCAACAAGATCAAGGCCATCATGTCCAACAGCTTCGAGCTGGAGAAGGCCGTCCTGGAGGCCGACCTGGTCATCGGCGCCGTCCTCATCCCGGGCGCCAAGGCCCCGAAGCTCGTCACCAACGAGCTGGTCTCCCGCATGAAGCCGGGCTCCGTGCTCGTCGACATCGCGATCGACCAGGGCGGCTGCTTCGAGGACTCCCGTCCCACCACGCACGCGAACCCGACCTTCGAGGTCCACAACTCGGTGTTCTACTGCGTCGCCAACATGCCGGGCGCCGTCCCGAACACCTCCACCTACGCGCTGACCAACGCGACGCTGCCGTACGTCGTCGAGCTGGCCAACCGCGGGTGGAAGGAGGCGCTGCGCCGCGACGCCGCGCTCGCCAAGGGCCTGAACGTCCACGAGGGCCAGATCACCTACGCGGCCGTCGCCGAGGCCTTCGGCCTGCCGTCGGTCTCCCTGGAGAGCGTCCTCGCCTGA
- a CDS encoding ParA family protein: MGAVEVGSVAVRTFEARQSAAPAAPDFDADFAAYGLSYSELAYGPYDDPDAEYEPDPEYAATLAPDAARQRRERVGPTGRPLPYFPIPAPLAEHGPAQIIAMCNQKGGVGKTTSTINLGAALAEYGRRVLLVDFDPQGALSVGLGVNPMELDVTVYNLLMERGLTADEVLLKTAVPGMDLLPSNIDLSAAEVQLVSEVARESALARALKPLLPDYDYVIIDCQPSLGLLTVNALTAAHSVIVPLECEFFALRGVALLTETIEKVCERLNPELRLDGILATMYDSRTVHSREVLARVVEAFGEHVFHTVIGRTVRFPETTVAGEPITTYATNSVGAAAYRQLAREVLDRCRPAE; this comes from the coding sequence GTGGGCGCGGTGGAGGTCGGCTCGGTCGCGGTCCGCACCTTCGAGGCGCGGCAGAGCGCCGCTCCCGCCGCCCCCGACTTCGACGCGGACTTCGCGGCGTACGGGCTGTCCTACAGCGAGCTGGCCTACGGCCCCTACGACGACCCGGACGCCGAGTACGAGCCGGACCCGGAGTACGCCGCCACCCTGGCGCCCGACGCCGCCCGCCAGCGCCGCGAGCGGGTCGGCCCGACCGGCCGGCCGCTGCCGTACTTCCCGATCCCCGCGCCGCTGGCCGAGCACGGCCCCGCGCAGATCATCGCGATGTGCAACCAGAAGGGCGGCGTCGGCAAGACCACGTCGACCATCAACCTGGGTGCCGCGCTGGCGGAGTACGGCCGCCGGGTGCTCCTGGTCGACTTCGACCCGCAGGGGGCGCTGTCGGTCGGCCTGGGCGTCAACCCGATGGAGCTGGACGTCACCGTCTACAACCTGCTGATGGAGCGGGGACTGACGGCCGATGAGGTGCTGCTGAAGACCGCGGTGCCCGGCATGGACCTGCTGCCGTCCAACATCGACCTGTCCGCCGCCGAGGTGCAGCTGGTCAGCGAGGTCGCCCGCGAGTCGGCGCTGGCCCGCGCGCTGAAGCCGCTGCTGCCCGACTACGACTACGTCATCATCGACTGCCAGCCGTCCCTCGGCCTGCTGACGGTCAACGCGCTGACGGCGGCTCACAGCGTGATCGTGCCGCTGGAGTGCGAGTTCTTCGCGCTGCGCGGTGTCGCGCTGCTCACCGAGACGATCGAGAAGGTCTGCGAGCGCCTCAACCCGGAGCTCCGCCTGGACGGCATCCTCGCCACCATGTACGACTCGCGCACCGTGCACAGCCGCGAGGTGCTGGCGCGCGTCGTGGAGGCCTTCGGCGAGCACGTGTTCCACACGGTCATCGGGCGGACCGTCCGGTTCCCGGAGACCACGGTGGCCGGCGAGCCGATCACCACGTACGCGACCAACTCGGTCGGCGCCGCCGCCTACCGCCAGCTCGCCAGGGAGGTGCTCGACCGGTGCCGCCCCGCCGAGTGA
- a CDS encoding segregation and condensation protein A, with product MTGPGVPQQVAGVSEAEARGGFQVRLANFEGPFDLLLSLIAKHKLDVTEVALSKVTDEFVAHIRAMGPEWDLDAATEFLVVAATLLDLKAARLLPAAEIEDEEDLALLEARDLLFARLLQYRAYKQAAAVFAERWAAELLSRPRTVGLEPHHAELLPEVVLTIGPERFAQLAAKAMAPKPKPVVYVDHIHTPPVSVREQAALVVDRLTALGEASFGRLVADAENTLVVVARFLALLELYREKALDFEQPEALGELLVRWVAETDRQVEVTDEFDRPPGGSREDDPA from the coding sequence ATGACGGGTCCGGGTGTGCCGCAGCAGGTCGCCGGCGTCTCCGAGGCGGAGGCGCGCGGGGGCTTCCAGGTGCGGCTGGCCAACTTCGAGGGCCCGTTCGACCTGCTGCTGAGCCTGATCGCCAAGCACAAGCTGGACGTCACCGAGGTCGCCCTCTCCAAGGTCACCGACGAGTTCGTGGCGCACATCCGGGCGATGGGGCCGGAGTGGGACCTGGACGCGGCCACCGAGTTCCTGGTGGTGGCGGCGACCCTGCTCGACCTCAAGGCGGCCCGGCTGCTGCCGGCCGCCGAGATCGAGGACGAGGAGGACCTGGCGCTGCTGGAGGCGCGCGACCTGCTGTTCGCGCGGTTGCTGCAGTACCGGGCGTACAAGCAGGCGGCGGCCGTCTTCGCGGAGCGCTGGGCGGCCGAGCTGCTCTCCCGCCCGCGCACCGTCGGCCTGGAGCCGCACCACGCGGAGCTGCTGCCCGAGGTGGTGCTCACCATCGGCCCCGAGCGCTTCGCGCAGCTCGCCGCGAAGGCGATGGCGCCGAAGCCGAAGCCGGTGGTGTACGTCGACCACATCCACACCCCGCCGGTGAGCGTGCGCGAGCAGGCGGCGCTGGTGGTCGACCGGCTGACCGCGCTCGGCGAGGCGAGCTTCGGCCGGCTGGTCGCGGACGCGGAGAACACCCTGGTGGTGGTCGCGCGCTTCCTCGCGCTGCTGGAGCTCTACCGGGAGAAGGCGCTGGACTTCGAGCAGCCGGAGGCGCTCGGGGAGCTGCTGGTGCGCTGGGTCGCGGAGACCGACCGGCAGGTCGAGGTGACGGACGAGTTCGACCGCCCGCCGGGCGGGAGCAGGGAGGACGATCCCGCATGA
- the scpB gene encoding SMC-Scp complex subunit ScpB — translation MVADEPVPEARLAAVLDAPRGVVGVALRALSAEYAAQGRGFDLRLVAGGWRFYSRPECAAAVDRFVLDGQQARLTQAALETLAVVAYRQPVSRGRVSAVRGVNCDGVMRTLVQRGLVEEAGSEPETGAILYRTTNHFLERMGLRGLDELPELAPFLPEVDDVEAESLEGTVIAEAVAAAQDGPNQAADQTDTTYGHFDA, via the coding sequence ATGGTCGCCGACGAGCCGGTCCCGGAGGCGCGGCTGGCCGCGGTGCTGGACGCGCCGCGCGGCGTGGTGGGCGTGGCGCTGCGGGCGCTGTCGGCGGAGTACGCGGCCCAGGGCCGCGGTTTCGACCTGCGGCTGGTGGCGGGCGGCTGGCGTTTCTACAGCAGGCCGGAGTGCGCGGCGGCGGTCGACCGCTTCGTTCTGGACGGCCAGCAGGCCCGGTTGACGCAGGCGGCGCTGGAGACGCTGGCGGTGGTCGCGTACCGGCAGCCGGTGTCGCGCGGACGGGTCTCTGCGGTACGCGGTGTGAACTGTGACGGCGTGATGCGTACCCTGGTACAGCGAGGACTGGTGGAAGAAGCCGGATCCGAGCCCGAAACCGGAGCGATCCTGTATCGGACGACGAACCACTTCCTGGAACGGATGGGGCTGCGCGGCCTGGATGAGCTGCCGGAGCTCGCGCCCTTCCTGCCCGAGGTCGACGACGTAGAAGCGGAGTCCCTCGAAGGCACGGTGATCGCGGAGGCGGTCGCGGCTGCACAGGACGGGCCGAACCAGGCGGCAGACCAGACGGATACGACGTACGGACATTTTGATGCGTAG
- a CDS encoding pseudouridine synthase, whose amino-acid sequence MRSSGSNGRNSGGQGRGGQNNSRGGQQGRGGSSYGGGSGGRGGSSYGGGSGGRGGSSYGGGSGGRGGSSYGGGSGGRGGSYGGGSRGGQGGGQPRDRRDGGREYPDRPLRPEERRYDRPEFGGGPNATPSRGAYGGRKPGPAPRPRREGQGAPGDPRRQPQRSRELQAKIEDAVLARYDKPAVKTPKTFGEPEGERLQKVLARAGMGSRRACEELIEQGRVEVNGVLVTEQGKRVDPQHDEIKVDGLTVATQSYLFFALNKPVGVVSTMEDPEGRQCLGDYVTNRETRLFHVGRLDTETEGIILLTNHGELAHRLTHPKYGVTKTYLAAITGPIPRDLGKQLERGVELEDGFARVDDFKVVSNLGKNYLVEVTLHEGRKHIVRRLLAEVGFPVDKLVRTHFGPIALGDQKSGWLRRLTNPEVGQLMREVGL is encoded by the coding sequence ATGCGTAGCAGTGGCAGCAACGGTAGGAACAGCGGCGGCCAGGGCCGGGGCGGACAGAACAACAGCAGGGGTGGGCAGCAGGGTCGGGGCGGTTCGTCCTACGGGGGCGGCTCGGGCGGTCGGGGCGGTTCGTCCTACGGCGGCGGCTCCGGCGGTCGGGGCGGCTCGTCCTACGGCGGCGGCTCCGGCGGTCGGGGCGGCTCGTCCTACGGCGGCGGCTCCGGCGGCCGTGGTGGCTCGTACGGTGGCGGCTCGCGCGGCGGTCAGGGCGGCGGCCAGCCGCGCGACCGGCGTGACGGCGGCCGGGAGTACCCGGACCGTCCGCTGCGCCCGGAGGAGCGCCGGTACGACCGTCCCGAGTTCGGCGGCGGCCCGAACGCCACCCCGTCACGGGGTGCGTACGGCGGCCGCAAGCCCGGACCCGCGCCGCGGCCGCGCCGCGAGGGCCAGGGCGCCCCGGGTGACCCGCGGCGCCAGCCGCAGCGCTCCCGGGAGCTGCAGGCCAAGATCGAGGACGCGGTGCTGGCGCGTTACGACAAGCCGGCCGTGAAGACCCCGAAGACCTTCGGCGAGCCCGAGGGCGAGCGCCTGCAGAAGGTGCTGGCCCGCGCGGGCATGGGCAGCCGTCGGGCCTGCGAGGAGCTGATCGAGCAGGGCCGGGTCGAGGTCAACGGCGTCCTGGTCACCGAGCAGGGCAAGCGGGTCGACCCGCAGCACGACGAGATCAAGGTGGACGGCCTGACCGTCGCCACCCAGTCGTACCTGTTCTTCGCGCTGAACAAGCCGGTCGGCGTGGTCTCCACCATGGAGGACCCCGAGGGCCGGCAGTGCCTGGGCGACTACGTGACCAACCGGGAGACCCGGCTGTTCCACGTCGGCCGCCTGGACACCGAGACCGAGGGCATCATCCTGCTCACCAACCACGGCGAGCTGGCCCACCGCCTCACCCACCCCAAGTACGGCGTGACCAAGACCTACCTGGCCGCCATCACCGGTCCGATCCCGCGCGACCTCGGCAAGCAGCTGGAGCGCGGCGTGGAGCTGGAGGACGGCTTCGCCCGGGTCGACGACTTCAAGGTGGTCTCCAACCTCGGCAAGAACTACCTGGTCGAGGTGACCCTGCACGAGGGCCGCAAGCACATCGTCCGCCGCCTGCTGGCGGAGGTCGGCTTCCCGGTCGACAAGCTGGTGCGCACCCACTTCGGCCCGATCGCCCTCGGCGACCAGAAGTCGGGCTGGCTGCGCCGCCTCACCAACCCGGAGGTCGGCCAGCTGATGCGCGAGGTCGGCCTGTAG